The following proteins are co-located in the Palaemon carinicauda isolate YSFRI2023 chromosome 3, ASM3689809v2, whole genome shotgun sequence genome:
- the LOC137638541 gene encoding uncharacterized protein isoform X1, whose amino-acid sequence MLPLPGPLAGKSSFGCKEHLEVCLTKELTYSRRSCRSHGQIKESYNILECDICCNAFSEEYCPRLLPCSHTLCGHCIDGIIATNRKVCPSCRKEFAATSAEDLTINRIVLDMIIQLSSKHIGSNASSSRELKTSIQRFNEGFRKKCIKKGIKDYEETKAQVADSIETYRDMKFIIQEADKDIDGLMETLKGIKMSHSEMLSNIDQNIELLENVLDLALRSKIKLENFDAQLTSSADFTSAGPVIDEAETVFNEIQEKIRETQDLLKCERDADIGKEILNTKINLDNIVEEMKRTRIENDTQVNIKPSYLRSYGSLLRRIDHRKIFVMKGSNRKRMVAQIDIRANRKASFSRLREGTFPPRCFILKLEDFLGMHSRRGFLDVSCEGTFLGRIIIKVIDEGNLALNFLHKCAGDLGSSYVNSWFFRSVNAENCVYIGGVQEAVLPGVDWQKEKEKDIYKQTTFKVGQVTAGLWNDFASKLYIITGNTGNWKKGNACFGVVEEGLDVLRKAKNYSEDMKVVDCGLMLSL is encoded by the exons agttacaatatcctggaatgtgacatctGCTGCAATGCATTCAGCGAAGAATATTGCCCCAGATTGTTGCCATGTTCTCACACGCTATGTGGCCATTGCATCGATGGAATTATTGCAACGAATAGGAAAGTTTGTCCATCCTGCAGGAAAGAATTCGCAGCTACTTCGGCTGAAGATTTGACCATTAACAGAATTGTCTTGGACATGATTATCCAGCTGTCCTCCAAGCACATAGGATCCAATGCGTCCTCTTCCCGTGAACTTAAGACGTCCATACAAAGGTTCAATGAGGGTTTTCGTAAGAAATGTATCAAAAAAGGTATCAAAGACTATGAGGAAACTAAGGCCCAGGTTGCAGATTCCATTGAAACCTACAGAGACATGAAATTTATTATTCAAGAAGCTGATAAAGACATTGATGGATTGATGGAGACGCTAAAAGGCATTAAAATGTCGCATTCTGAAATGCTGAGCAATATTGATCAAAATATAGAACTGTTGGAGAATGTATTGGATCTCGCACTTCGAAGTAAAATAAAACTGGAAAACTTTGATGCTCAACTGACTTCCTCTGCAGACTTCACCTCAGCTGGGCCTGTTATTGATGAAGCAGAAACCGTATTTAATGAAATACAGGAAAAGATACGGGAAACTCAGGATCTTCTGAAATGCGAACGAGATGCAGATATTGGCAAg GAAATTCTCAACACGAAAATAAACTTGGATAACATCGTAGAAGAAATGAAAAGAACAAGaattgaaaatgatacccaagtgAACATCAAA CCTAGTTACCTCCGGAGTTATGGTAGTCTACTTCGACGAATTGACCACAGAAAGATCTTCGTTATGAAAGGGTCCAATAGGAAACGGATGGTGGCTCAAATAGACATAAGGGCCAACCGCAAAGCCTCTTTTAGCCGTCTCAGGGAAGGAACTTTCCCGCCAAGATGCTTCATCCTGAAG CTTGAAGACTTCCTGGGTATGCATTCCCGAAGAGGATTCCTGGATGTGAGTTGTGAAGGAACATTCCTGGGAAGAATAATCATTAAGGTAATAGATGAGGGAAATCTGGCCCTCAATTTCCTCCACAAATGCGCAGGAGATCTGGGATCCTCTTACGTCAACTCTTGGTTCTTCCGTTCGGTCAATGCGGAGAATTGTGTTTATATTGGTGGTGTGCAGGAAGCAGTGTTGCCAGGGGTAGATTGgcagaaggagaaagagaaagatattTATAAACAGACTACGTTCAAGGTAGGGCAAGTGACTGCGGGCTTATGGAATGATTTTGCTTCAAAGCTTTACATTATCACTGGAAATACTGGCAATTGGAAAAAAGGGAATGCTTGCTTTGGGGTGGTAGAGGAAGGACTGGACGTCTTGAGAAAAGCCAAAAATTACAGTGAAGACATGAAAGTCGTAGATTGTGGCCTTATGTTATCTTTGTAA
- the LOC137638541 gene encoding uncharacterized protein isoform X2, translating to MLPLPGPLAGKSSFGCKEHLEVCLTKELTYSRRSCRSHGQIKESYNILECDICCNAFSEEYCPRLLPCSHTLCGHCIDGIIATNRKVCPSCRKEFAATSAEDLTINRIVLDMIIQLSSKHIGSNASSSRELKTSIQRFNEGFRKKCIKKGIKDYEETKAQVADSIETYRDMKFIIQEADKDIDGLMETLKGIKMSHSEMLSNIDQNIELLENVLDLALRSKIKLENFDAQLTSSADFTSAGPVIDEAETVFNEIQEKIRETQDLLKCERDADIGKPSYLRSYGSLLRRIDHRKIFVMKGSNRKRMVAQIDIRANRKASFSRLREGTFPPRCFILKLEDFLGMHSRRGFLDVSCEGTFLGRIIIKVIDEGNLALNFLHKCAGDLGSSYVNSWFFRSVNAENCVYIGGVQEAVLPGVDWQKEKEKDIYKQTTFKVGQVTAGLWNDFASKLYIITGNTGNWKKGNACFGVVEEGLDVLRKAKNYSEDMKVVDCGLMLSL from the exons agttacaatatcctggaatgtgacatctGCTGCAATGCATTCAGCGAAGAATATTGCCCCAGATTGTTGCCATGTTCTCACACGCTATGTGGCCATTGCATCGATGGAATTATTGCAACGAATAGGAAAGTTTGTCCATCCTGCAGGAAAGAATTCGCAGCTACTTCGGCTGAAGATTTGACCATTAACAGAATTGTCTTGGACATGATTATCCAGCTGTCCTCCAAGCACATAGGATCCAATGCGTCCTCTTCCCGTGAACTTAAGACGTCCATACAAAGGTTCAATGAGGGTTTTCGTAAGAAATGTATCAAAAAAGGTATCAAAGACTATGAGGAAACTAAGGCCCAGGTTGCAGATTCCATTGAAACCTACAGAGACATGAAATTTATTATTCAAGAAGCTGATAAAGACATTGATGGATTGATGGAGACGCTAAAAGGCATTAAAATGTCGCATTCTGAAATGCTGAGCAATATTGATCAAAATATAGAACTGTTGGAGAATGTATTGGATCTCGCACTTCGAAGTAAAATAAAACTGGAAAACTTTGATGCTCAACTGACTTCCTCTGCAGACTTCACCTCAGCTGGGCCTGTTATTGATGAAGCAGAAACCGTATTTAATGAAATACAGGAAAAGATACGGGAAACTCAGGATCTTCTGAAATGCGAACGAGATGCAGATATTGGCAAg CCTAGTTACCTCCGGAGTTATGGTAGTCTACTTCGACGAATTGACCACAGAAAGATCTTCGTTATGAAAGGGTCCAATAGGAAACGGATGGTGGCTCAAATAGACATAAGGGCCAACCGCAAAGCCTCTTTTAGCCGTCTCAGGGAAGGAACTTTCCCGCCAAGATGCTTCATCCTGAAG CTTGAAGACTTCCTGGGTATGCATTCCCGAAGAGGATTCCTGGATGTGAGTTGTGAAGGAACATTCCTGGGAAGAATAATCATTAAGGTAATAGATGAGGGAAATCTGGCCCTCAATTTCCTCCACAAATGCGCAGGAGATCTGGGATCCTCTTACGTCAACTCTTGGTTCTTCCGTTCGGTCAATGCGGAGAATTGTGTTTATATTGGTGGTGTGCAGGAAGCAGTGTTGCCAGGGGTAGATTGgcagaaggagaaagagaaagatattTATAAACAGACTACGTTCAAGGTAGGGCAAGTGACTGCGGGCTTATGGAATGATTTTGCTTCAAAGCTTTACATTATCACTGGAAATACTGGCAATTGGAAAAAAGGGAATGCTTGCTTTGGGGTGGTAGAGGAAGGACTGGACGTCTTGAGAAAAGCCAAAAATTACAGTGAAGACATGAAAGTCGTAGATTGTGGCCTTATGTTATCTTTGTAA
- the LOC137638541 gene encoding uncharacterized protein isoform X3: protein MSYNILECDICCNAFSEEYCPRLLPCSHTLCGHCIDGIIATNRKVCPSCRKEFAATSAEDLTINRIVLDMIIQLSSKHIGSNASSSRELKTSIQRFNEGFRKKCIKKGIKDYEETKAQVADSIETYRDMKFIIQEADKDIDGLMETLKGIKMSHSEMLSNIDQNIELLENVLDLALRSKIKLENFDAQLTSSADFTSAGPVIDEAETVFNEIQEKIRETQDLLKCERDADIGKEILNTKINLDNIVEEMKRTRIENDTQVNIKPSYLRSYGSLLRRIDHRKIFVMKGSNRKRMVAQIDIRANRKASFSRLREGTFPPRCFILKLEDFLGMHSRRGFLDVSCEGTFLGRIIIKVIDEGNLALNFLHKCAGDLGSSYVNSWFFRSVNAENCVYIGGVQEAVLPGVDWQKEKEKDIYKQTTFKVGQVTAGLWNDFASKLYIITGNTGNWKKGNACFGVVEEGLDVLRKAKNYSEDMKVVDCGLMLSL from the exons agttacaatatcctggaatgtgacatctGCTGCAATGCATTCAGCGAAGAATATTGCCCCAGATTGTTGCCATGTTCTCACACGCTATGTGGCCATTGCATCGATGGAATTATTGCAACGAATAGGAAAGTTTGTCCATCCTGCAGGAAAGAATTCGCAGCTACTTCGGCTGAAGATTTGACCATTAACAGAATTGTCTTGGACATGATTATCCAGCTGTCCTCCAAGCACATAGGATCCAATGCGTCCTCTTCCCGTGAACTTAAGACGTCCATACAAAGGTTCAATGAGGGTTTTCGTAAGAAATGTATCAAAAAAGGTATCAAAGACTATGAGGAAACTAAGGCCCAGGTTGCAGATTCCATTGAAACCTACAGAGACATGAAATTTATTATTCAAGAAGCTGATAAAGACATTGATGGATTGATGGAGACGCTAAAAGGCATTAAAATGTCGCATTCTGAAATGCTGAGCAATATTGATCAAAATATAGAACTGTTGGAGAATGTATTGGATCTCGCACTTCGAAGTAAAATAAAACTGGAAAACTTTGATGCTCAACTGACTTCCTCTGCAGACTTCACCTCAGCTGGGCCTGTTATTGATGAAGCAGAAACCGTATTTAATGAAATACAGGAAAAGATACGGGAAACTCAGGATCTTCTGAAATGCGAACGAGATGCAGATATTGGCAAg GAAATTCTCAACACGAAAATAAACTTGGATAACATCGTAGAAGAAATGAAAAGAACAAGaattgaaaatgatacccaagtgAACATCAAA CCTAGTTACCTCCGGAGTTATGGTAGTCTACTTCGACGAATTGACCACAGAAAGATCTTCGTTATGAAAGGGTCCAATAGGAAACGGATGGTGGCTCAAATAGACATAAGGGCCAACCGCAAAGCCTCTTTTAGCCGTCTCAGGGAAGGAACTTTCCCGCCAAGATGCTTCATCCTGAAG CTTGAAGACTTCCTGGGTATGCATTCCCGAAGAGGATTCCTGGATGTGAGTTGTGAAGGAACATTCCTGGGAAGAATAATCATTAAGGTAATAGATGAGGGAAATCTGGCCCTCAATTTCCTCCACAAATGCGCAGGAGATCTGGGATCCTCTTACGTCAACTCTTGGTTCTTCCGTTCGGTCAATGCGGAGAATTGTGTTTATATTGGTGGTGTGCAGGAAGCAGTGTTGCCAGGGGTAGATTGgcagaaggagaaagagaaagatattTATAAACAGACTACGTTCAAGGTAGGGCAAGTGACTGCGGGCTTATGGAATGATTTTGCTTCAAAGCTTTACATTATCACTGGAAATACTGGCAATTGGAAAAAAGGGAATGCTTGCTTTGGGGTGGTAGAGGAAGGACTGGACGTCTTGAGAAAAGCCAAAAATTACAGTGAAGACATGAAAGTCGTAGATTGTGGCCTTATGTTATCTTTGTAA